Proteins from a single region of Pangasianodon hypophthalmus isolate fPanHyp1 chromosome 7, fPanHyp1.pri, whole genome shotgun sequence:
- the tigara gene encoding probable fructose-2,6-bisphosphatase TIGAR A isoform X2, with protein sequence MLSFGLTIIRHGETQYNKDGLLQGQGIDSPLSETGVQQAEAAGQYLQDVHFTNVFASDMKRAKQSFGIAEGGQVEEMKNMAKAAGQPIPEYTPPEGETMDQVKIRISTFLKSLFQQMADEHQDKICQGDEFQPDGPLAGRPDDGVQNVSAHALVVSHGAYMRVAMRYFIEDLACAVPPGANMAEIFSACPNTGMCRFIVTLKSCDANVQLSGMKCVFVNRRDHFRAGNN encoded by the exons ATGCTCTCATTTGGTTTAACAATAATCCGTCA tggTGAGACACAGTACAACAAGGATGGACTGCTTCAAG GTCAGGGAATAGACTCCCCTCTGTCTGAAACTGGTGTGCAGCAAGCCGAAGCTGCTGGCCAATACCTGCAAGATGTTCACTTTACTAATGTTTTTGCCAGTGATATGAAACGTGCCAAGCAG AGCTTTGGTATTGCTGAGGGAGGCCAAGTGGAGGAGATGAAGAATATGGCTAAAGCAGCAGGCCAGCCAATCCCAGAGTACACGCCTCCTGAGGGAGAGACAATGGATCAG GTGAAGATCCGGATTAGCACGTTCCTTAAATCTTTGTTCCAGCAGATGGCGGATGAGCATCAAGACAAAATATGTCAAGGTGATGAATTTCAGCCAGACGGGCCGCTTGCGGGTCGCCCAGATGATGGAGTCCAGAATGTGTCTGCTCATGCTCTTGTGGTGAGCCATGGTGCCTACATGCGCGTGGCGATGCGCTATTTCATTGAAGACTTGGCATGCGCTGTGCCTCCAGGGGCAAACATGGCTGAGATTTTCTCGGCCTGCCCAAACACAGGAATGTGCAGATTCATCGTGACTTTAAAATCTTGTGATGCAAACGTTCAACTGTCTGGTATGAAGTGTGTATTTGTCAACCGGCGAGACCACTTCAGGGCTGGGAACAACTAA
- the fgf6a gene encoding fibroblast growth factor 6a translates to MPRRESSARHTSTATARTAIVLLGFLLGVASSRRTHATTLEARWETLFARSVLGISGDNDYLMGVKRVRRLYCNVGIGFHLQVLPDGRINGVHDENQYSLIEISAVERGVVSLYGLKSELFVAMNRRGRLYATRVFRDECKFKETLLPNNYNAYESSIYKGFYIALSKHGRLKRGYKATPAMTVTHFLPRL, encoded by the exons ATGCCCCGGCGCGAGAGCAGCGCGCGCCACACGAGCACGGCGACGGCGCGGACGGCGATCGTCCTGCTGGGCTTTCTGCTCGGGGTCGCGTCCTCGCGCAGGACCCACGCCACGACGCTCGAGGCAAGGTGGGAAACGCTGTTCGCGCGCTCCGTGCTCGGGATCTCGGGGGACAACGACTATTTGATGGGCGTTAAGAGAGTGCGGAGGCTGTACTGCAACGTGGGCATCGGGTTTCACCTGCAGGTGCTGCCAGACGGAAGGATAAACGGTGTACATGACGAGAACCAGTACA GTCTAATAGAGATCTCAGCGGTGGAGAGAGGAGTGGTGAGTCTGTATGGGCTGAAAAGTGAGCTGTTTGTCGCAATGAACCGCCGGGGAAGGTTGTACGCAACG AGAGTCTTCCGGGATGAATGCAAGTTCAAAGAGACATTGCTTCCCAACAACTACAACGCCTATGAGTCTTCCATTTATAAGGGCTTCTACATCGCCCTGAGTAAACATGGCCGCCTGAAGAGAGGCTACAAGGCCACACCGGCTATGACTGTCACGCACTTCCTCCCTCGATTATGA
- the tigara gene encoding probable fructose-2,6-bisphosphatase TIGAR A isoform X1, with amino-acid sequence MLSFGLTIIRHGETQYNKDGLLQGQGIDSPLSETGVQQAEAAGQYLQDVHFTNVFASDMKRAKQTAEIIVRKNKTCSNLDIVAAPSLKERSFGIAEGGQVEEMKNMAKAAGQPIPEYTPPEGETMDQVKIRISTFLKSLFQQMADEHQDKICQGDEFQPDGPLAGRPDDGVQNVSAHALVVSHGAYMRVAMRYFIEDLACAVPPGANMAEIFSACPNTGMCRFIVTLKSCDANVQLSGMKCVFVNRRDHFRAGNN; translated from the exons ATGCTCTCATTTGGTTTAACAATAATCCGTCA tggTGAGACACAGTACAACAAGGATGGACTGCTTCAAG GTCAGGGAATAGACTCCCCTCTGTCTGAAACTGGTGTGCAGCAAGCCGAAGCTGCTGGCCAATACCTGCAAGATGTTCACTTTACTAATGTTTTTGCCAGTGATATGAAACGTGCCAAGCAG ACTGCTGAAATTATTGTGAGGAAAAATAAGACATGCAGCAACCTAGACATTGTGGCAGCTCCATCTCTTAAAGAGAGG AGCTTTGGTATTGCTGAGGGAGGCCAAGTGGAGGAGATGAAGAATATGGCTAAAGCAGCAGGCCAGCCAATCCCAGAGTACACGCCTCCTGAGGGAGAGACAATGGATCAG GTGAAGATCCGGATTAGCACGTTCCTTAAATCTTTGTTCCAGCAGATGGCGGATGAGCATCAAGACAAAATATGTCAAGGTGATGAATTTCAGCCAGACGGGCCGCTTGCGGGTCGCCCAGATGATGGAGTCCAGAATGTGTCTGCTCATGCTCTTGTGGTGAGCCATGGTGCCTACATGCGCGTGGCGATGCGCTATTTCATTGAAGACTTGGCATGCGCTGTGCCTCCAGGGGCAAACATGGCTGAGATTTTCTCGGCCTGCCCAAACACAGGAATGTGCAGATTCATCGTGACTTTAAAATCTTGTGATGCAAACGTTCAACTGTCTGGTATGAAGTGTGTATTTGTCAACCGGCGAGACCACTTCAGGGCTGGGAACAACTAA